Part of the Longimicrobium sp. genome, CCGCGCCGCAGCCGGAGAGCACGGCCAGGGCGCACACGACGGCCGCCGGACGGAGGGCCCGGACGAGGAGAAGGTGGGGCATCTGCAGGGAAGTTTCGGCGTGGGGCGGCCGCGCGAACCGTCCGCGCGGGTGAGCGGTACATGGGCTGGTACCCCGGGTGCATTCCGCCGGACGACGCGCCCGGTCCCCGCCCTCCGCCGCTCCGCATGCCCTACGACAACCCAATCGATCCCTTCCTGGAGGCCGTCCTCGCCTGCGCGGGATCGGACCTCCATTTGGTCCCGGGCGCCCTCCCGCGCGTGCGCCTCCACGGCCGCATGGCCCCGGTCCGCCGCGACGAGGCGCACGGCGTCCGCGAGCTCGGCGCCGACGAGCTCCGCACGCTGATCCTGGGGACGATGCCGCGCCACCTCCACGCGCGGTGGGAAGCCGACCGGGAGGTGGACTACTCCTACGACGGCGGGGAGGCGCTCGGCCGCTACCGCGTGAACGCGTACTTCGAGCAGCGCGGGCCCGCCGCGGTGTTCCGGCGTGTGCCGCCGCCGCCCGCCAGCATGGACGAGGTGGGGCTCCCCGCGGCGGTGCAGGGGCTGGTCGACCTGCCCAACGGCCTGGTGCTGCTGGTCGGCCCCACGGGCGCGGGCAAGTCCACCACGATGGCGGCCATCGTGAACGAAGTGAACGAGCGTCGGGCCGGGAAGATCCTGACGGTGGAGGACCCGGTGGAGTTCGCGTACCGGGAGCGGGGGTGCGTGATCTCGCAGCGGGAGGTGGGCTCCGACACTCGGTCCTACGCCGCCGCGGCGCGGGCCGGGCTGCGGCAGGACCCTGACGTGATCCTGCTCGGCGAGGTGCGGCAGCGCGGGGTGCTGAAGCAGGCGCTCGCGCTCTCGGACACCGGGCACCTGGTGCTGACCACGGTGCACGGCAAGTCCGCGTCCGGGGGCGTGGCGCGCGTAGTGGGGCTGGCGGGGGCGGACCGGGAGGAGGAGACGCGCCGCCAGGTTGCGGGCGTGATCCGCGCGGTGATCGCGCAGGCGCTGGTCCCGCGCGCAGACGGGACGGGCCGGATCGCGGCGTTCGAGGTGCTGCTCAGGACCAGCTCGACGGTCAACAAGATCCGCGACGGGAATCTCGCGTCGCTCAGGAGCGACATGAACGAGCGCGGATCGGGGATGACCACGCTGGAGCGGTCCCTGGCCGAGCTGGTGGTGCGGGGCGAGGTCCGCGAGGAGGACGCGCTGGCGCACGCCAACGAGCCTGACCAGTTCCGGGGCGAACTGCGGACGCTGGGCAACTCTGCCCTGCGCTAGGCCGCCCGCGTGCCGGATACCCCCCCAACCCCCTGACCGGCAGCCAGTTCGGGAGAGCGCGACTATACGTCGACTACGGGGACCACCGCGGTCAGCATCGCTGGCATCTAGGAGACTGGCCGCACTCCAGAGGCTGATTCCGAAAGTATATGATGGTGCCCAATGACCGAACTTGTGATTCCTCGCATAGCATCGGTGGAAGAAGATGAGTAGCCGAACGCCTACCGCGAGGTCGCGGTTCAGAGGAGAGGGATGCCGTCTGGTGGCACGCTCGGATAGGGGAGGTGCTCACGATTTTTCTTGACGAAGTTCTACCTGCGCCTATTTTCTGTACTCACCTCTATTCGAGATAGACCCTTATGGGGATTCTTTGATGTCCCTCCACCCAGTTCCCGCCTGGAAAGCCGTTCGGCGCAGGAGCGAAGTAAGCCCCACGAATTTGTAGCCGATCCATCGAGTGCCGTGCAGGACCGGCACCCATCCCCTTTTCTCTTTCTCATTCTCCCGTGCTGCCATGACGCCCAATCGCTCGCTGAATCGCAAGCTCCTCGTGAGTGTGTTCAACGCGCAAGAGGCGCGTGAGGCGGTGCTCGGAGGCGGCCGTATCATCGACAGTGAGGATCCGAAGAGCGCGCTCGGAAACATCAAGCCGCAGCACATCATGGCGATCAGCGACGCAGTCCTCGACTACGCCCGCGATCTCGATGTGCAGCTCAGCACGAACATCGGCGAAGACCAGCTCCTGTTCCGCCGCTCCGAGACGGGCGAGGCGCTCGAGAAATCCCCTTACGAGATTGCCGGCAAGGCCGCGCAGGCCGCGATCGGGGTCGCCGCCTCGATGGGCACGCGCGTCCATTCATGCAATCTCGTCAAGGTCGGGGTGGACGGGATGCACATCGAGATGCTGAAGGAGGTTCTCGCCGAGGTCGTCCTGACGCTCCGGCGTACAGAGCATTTCTCCCACTCGCAGGTCATGTCCGTGCTCTTCGCGCAGAATGTCGCGCTATGGGAGGAGCGCCGCACCGAGGAGAGCGTGCGGCGGGTGCTGGTCGAGCTGCGCGAGTTCTACCCGTCGACGCCCGAGGATCCGCTCGCGTTCGACTTGGAGCGCTATGCGGTCGGGACGCTGCGGGACCGGGAGGGCGGCATCCTGTTCACCGACCCGGGCCAGGTCTCCCTCGGGAGTCTGGTGGGGCGCGGGGTCCTGCCGCAGGGAGCGAACCACGCGTTCGTTCGCGTGAACGAGCTCTTCCCGCACAGCCAGTACTTCCCCCGGCTCGCGCAGGGGAAGAAGACCAATCGGGCGGTGGTCAAGGCCATGGTGGACGCGGCGGCAGACTCCGGCGCGAACGCCATCATGCTCGACACCTCGATCCTCTCCAAGGTGAGCAGCATCTGCCTCGTCGACACCGCCGGCAGCGACATGGTCGATTTCAACCGTTTCGGGGGACGCGACCTCCCGCAGTCGGGGATCCTGGACCTCGAGGACATCCGTTTCTTTGTGGAATACTGCCACTACCGCGGGATCGTGGCGAACGTTGCTGGGTCCGTTGAGAGCTACCAAGCGCAGCAGCTCTGGGTGATGGTCCCCGAGCTTGACCAGATCTCCACCCGGGGCGCGGCGTCCGCCGTGGTGCGCGACCCCTCCCGTACAGACGCCGCGGACGAGGACACGCGGCAGCACCGGATCATCCGGCGGACACTCGTGCGGGGGCTGGCGCCGCCCGAGCACGGCGGGGTCCTCAACATCCCGGCCCGGCTGAAGGACGACCCGGCGGCGCAGGGCGCGATCCGCGATCTGCGCGAGCGCGTCGCGGAGGGCCGCAGGGCCCTCGGCCTGCCGGCGCTGGAAACTTACTTCGTCGACCGCAACGGCAACGCCGAGCCGGCTGCATAACTGCCACCTGTGCCCGCCCGGATTCCAATGCCTCAGTCCACCATCATTCCCCTCGGTCAGGAAGGGCGTCCTCCGTGCTCGCTGCCGCTCCGCGACGCCGACCTCTCGCTCGGCAACGCGAACTGGACGAAGGGTTTGCAGGGAATGAGCGACTGGATCTGGAGCGGGAACCTGAATCCCGCCCCATTCCCGAACAACCTCGCTCGCTACTTCCTTCACATCCCGGCCATCTTCGAGCACCAGCTCCACTTCTCGGCCACGCTGATCTTCGACGAGCCCTCCTTCCGCAATGGGATCCAGGTTTCCGGCTTCGTCGACCGGGTGACGCGCGAGCTGTGCATCTCTCTGATCGCTCAGCGCCGGCGCTCGTGGTACTCCATGACCCACCACGCGGTCCTTGGCCGGTTCACAGCCAACCGCCACAGCCTCCCCCTCGCGGAGTTCACGGCGAAGTGGACGAAGCTGACCGACCATCGCGCCCACCCCGCCGTCTACACCCCGGTCGAACGGGAGGCGCTCGCGTTCGCCGACGCGTTCGCCACCGACCCCAAGTCGTACACTGACGAGCAGTACGATAGTTTGCGCCGCGCCCTGGGCGAGGACAACGCCCGTCGGTACCCTGCCGAAGCCCGATGGATGGACCAGCTCAACGCCGCCCGCGCCGCCCGCGCGCGCGCGTACCTGTCCGAACCGGGCCAGGAGGATTTCGTGGAGGCGTGCGCCCAGGCGGCCGCCGGGGTGCCGACGCAGATCCCCGAGCAAATGAACGAGCGGATAATCGACGCTCAAGTAGTCGAGCTCGCATTCCTGTGCATGCAGTTCGTGGCGCTTACCGGGGTGTTTACCTCGCTGAATGTCCCGGACGAATCGTTCCTCCCCGACGTGATGCAGGCGCTGCTTCCGGATGAGTTAATCACGCGGCTCAACGGGTTGAACGCGCTCGGTGGAGAGGGAATGGTGGACCTCGTCCCTCCCGTCGTCGAACCACCGCTCGCGGAAATCCGAAAGGGGTACGTCCGGGTCGCGCCAGCTCCCCTGAAGGACCGAGCGCGCCGGATCCCGCTGCGCACGTACGAGCCTCTGCGTGCCGGAGAATCCCATCAGGACCTTGATAAGGGCTTGACGGTCGGCGGAGTGCAGGTTGGCGTGTACGGCTGGAGCTTCGGCGCGCACTTTCCAGGAAGCCTACCCTACGCCCTCATGCTCCACCCGGAGCTCGCTCGGTTCGAGCCTCCATACTCGCTGCCGTTATTGTTCAACGAGGACGAATGGCGAAATGGGACCCACACGGGCGGCTTCGTGTCACGTCTCCTGAAGGAATTGGTGTTCCAAAAGATCTACCGGACGACACGGAGCCGTTACGGGATCGAACACCACACGATGTTCCTCTTCAATGCCTACCTAGACGAGTACGGCGTGAACCGGGACCCGAAGCCGAACTTCACGGCCGACGAACAGGAGGAGGCCAGGAAGCGGGCCGTTGAACGTGCCAACGAAGTGATCCTATGGGTGCACAGCCATGAGAACGCGCCGAAGGACGTCTTTAGCGAGTCCGAACGCGCCGTCCTGTCCTGGACGCACCGGTTCGTCACTGCGCCGCACTCCGCGCACGAGTTAGAGCCCCGCGTCCGGGAGGAACTCGACCGCGAGAATCGCCGCGAGGTGGCCGCCGGGTTACGACGGCTCGACATGTCACCAGGGCTTGGGTCCGAGGCCGCATACCGGCGCCTGCTCGATCATCAGATTGCAGAACTCGCCATGTTGATCGGTCATATGGACGGCTTGGGGCGAGCGCTGACCATCCTCCGCCTTGAATCCGAGGAGCCGGCGCAGGTAATCAAGGGAAAGCCGGGACCGCAGGGCGGTATCATTCCCGATCCGTCCTCAAAGGACGGAGACGAGATCATTTTGACCGGCCATTTCAACAATCGTCCGGGATTCCTCGAAGTATTGTACTTCCTTGGCGTCAGCGACGCGGCGCTGACACTCAACGAGCTCCTGGTGAACCCCGT contains:
- a CDS encoding ATPase, T2SS/T4P/T4SS family, coding for MPYDNPIDPFLEAVLACAGSDLHLVPGALPRVRLHGRMAPVRRDEAHGVRELGADELRTLILGTMPRHLHARWEADREVDYSYDGGEALGRYRVNAYFEQRGPAAVFRRVPPPPASMDEVGLPAAVQGLVDLPNGLVLLVGPTGAGKSTTMAAIVNEVNERRAGKILTVEDPVEFAYRERGCVISQREVGSDTRSYAAAARAGLRQDPDVILLGEVRQRGVLKQALALSDTGHLVLTTVHGKSASGGVARVVGLAGADREEETRRQVAGVIRAVIAQALVPRADGTGRIAAFEVLLRTSSTVNKIRDGNLASLRSDMNERGSGMTTLERSLAELVVRGEVREEDALAHANEPDQFRGELRTLGNSALR
- a CDS encoding (5-formylfuran-3-yl)methyl phosphate synthase yields the protein MTPNRSLNRKLLVSVFNAQEAREAVLGGGRIIDSEDPKSALGNIKPQHIMAISDAVLDYARDLDVQLSTNIGEDQLLFRRSETGEALEKSPYEIAGKAAQAAIGVAASMGTRVHSCNLVKVGVDGMHIEMLKEVLAEVVLTLRRTEHFSHSQVMSVLFAQNVALWEERRTEESVRRVLVELREFYPSTPEDPLAFDLERYAVGTLRDREGGILFTDPGQVSLGSLVGRGVLPQGANHAFVRVNELFPHSQYFPRLAQGKKTNRAVVKAMVDAAADSGANAIMLDTSILSKVSSICLVDTAGSDMVDFNRFGGRDLPQSGILDLEDIRFFVEYCHYRGIVANVAGSVESYQAQQLWVMVPELDQISTRGAASAVVRDPSRTDAADEDTRQHRIIRRTLVRGLAPPEHGGVLNIPARLKDDPAAQGAIRDLRERVAEGRRALGLPALETYFVDRNGNAEPAA